In Halobacteriovorax marinus SJ, the following proteins share a genomic window:
- a CDS encoding glycoside hydrolase family 25 protein — protein MRETKKLKFILLAVALLSFSCVKEDDTCGNKNSETKITKSSNNSSLEADEKCDDDSGTPDDGDNDTVTPPPSSGDPDETDEASLNRPWEREDTSIVIDAYEGNGIDWNKMATDTKVIGVIHRSSIGARIDKKYFERKKIALERGYLWGAYHLGRRGNTKAQADLFLDLIGEDEDTLMILDLEDTASSSFMSIEEAIVFMEYVYEKTGKIPTVYANHTTTKKLNSLVKDNPIFQQSKLWYARFKSHVTDYPGSLWKNYFLWQFSSEINCSRTGTCLYNVPGTEYDMDVNVFNGPPGELTARWNND, from the coding sequence ATGAGAGAAACTAAGAAATTAAAATTTATTTTATTGGCAGTCGCATTACTATCTTTTTCTTGTGTAAAGGAAGATGATACGTGCGGTAATAAGAACTCTGAGACAAAGATTACTAAGTCATCAAATAACTCTTCGCTAGAAGCAGATGAGAAATGTGATGATGATAGCGGAACTCCTGATGATGGAGATAACGATACTGTAACTCCACCTCCATCAAGTGGCGATCCAGATGAGACTGATGAGGCATCTCTAAATAGACCTTGGGAGAGAGAAGACACTTCCATTGTAATTGATGCTTATGAAGGAAATGGTATTGATTGGAATAAAATGGCCACTGACACAAAGGTTATTGGTGTTATTCACAGATCAAGTATTGGCGCTAGAATTGATAAGAAATACTTTGAAAGAAAGAAGATCGCTCTAGAGAGGGGATATCTTTGGGGAGCTTATCACCTTGGAAGAAGAGGGAATACTAAGGCCCAAGCAGATCTCTTTCTCGATTTGATTGGAGAAGATGAAGATACTCTAATGATTTTAGATTTAGAGGATACAGCTTCAAGTAGTTTCATGAGTATTGAAGAGGCCATCGTATTTATGGAATACGTATACGAGAAGACTGGTAAAATTCCAACTGTCTATGCCAATCATACGACGACTAAGAAGTTAAACTCTTTGGTAAAAGATAATCCAATTTTTCAACAGTCAAAGCTTTGGTATGCGAGATTTAAGTCTCATGTCACGGACTATCCGGGATCATTGTGGAAGAATTACTTTCTTTGGCAATTCTCAAGTGAGATCAATTGTTCAAGAACTGGAACATGTCTCTACAATGTACCAGGAACTGAATACGATATGGACGTAAATGTCTTCAATGGTCCTCCAGGTGAGTTAACTGCGAGATGGAATAACGACTAA
- a CDS encoding 2OG-Fe(II) oxygenase: protein MLSEICLELENKGWSIVDHFLTDSECHQLMEHLLVKENEDSFRSAGVSRHLNKQVNSSIRDSKIFWINNFEENSALQCYKAKVSDLMIELNQYFFLSMKRFESQFAIYERGGFYKKHVDQHPETRHRQVSCVLYLEDCKEGGELVIYNKSNRLEVDKCVTPRRGRMVVFFSSGIFHEVLRACEKRFSLTSWLRDDEQLPFTI from the coding sequence GTGCTAAGTGAAATCTGTCTAGAGCTAGAGAATAAAGGGTGGTCCATTGTTGATCACTTTCTAACTGATTCTGAATGTCATCAATTGATGGAACATCTCTTGGTTAAAGAGAACGAGGACTCATTTAGAAGTGCTGGTGTTAGCCGTCATTTAAATAAGCAAGTAAATTCAAGTATAAGAGACTCAAAGATCTTTTGGATTAATAATTTCGAAGAAAATTCTGCGCTACAATGCTACAAGGCGAAGGTCTCAGATCTAATGATTGAACTCAATCAATACTTCTTTCTTTCAATGAAGCGATTTGAATCTCAATTCGCTATTTATGAGAGAGGAGGATTCTATAAAAAACATGTTGATCAACATCCAGAAACTCGTCATAGGCAAGTGAGTTGTGTTCTCTACCTTGAAGATTGTAAAGAAGGTGGAGAATTGGTTATTTATAATAAGTCGAATAGACTTGAAGTCGATAAGTGCGTGACTCCAAGAAGAGGGAGAATGGTTGTGTTTTTCTCTTCTGGTATTTTTCATGAAGTTCTTCGTGCCTGTGAAAAGAGGTTTTCTCTTACTAGTTGGCTTCGAGATGATGAACAACTTCCTTTTACGATTTGA